Within the Telopea speciosissima isolate NSW1024214 ecotype Mountain lineage chromosome 4, Tspe_v1, whole genome shotgun sequence genome, the region GCCGACAAAGAGTGGAACGTTTCAAAGCAAGACTGATGGtgaagggatacactcagaaagagggtaATGATTACGATGAGACCTTCTCACTAGTggcgatgattaaatccattagGATTCTATTATTAATCGTTGTATACTATGATTATGAGATATGGCATATGGATGTACAGACTGCTTACCTTAATGGACATTTAGATGAGGTCATGTACATGGATCAACCAGAAGGTTTTTCTTCCCTAGGGGAAGACAACAAAGTGCGAAGATTGTTAAGGTCCATTTATAGACTGAAACAaacttccaggagctggaacatccgTTTTGATCAAATTATCAAAAAGTTTaggtttgaacaaaacattgatgagcAATGCATTTACAAGAAAATCAGTGAGAATGGCGTGTATTTTCTTGTtctctatgtggatgatatattgcTCATTGGGAACGATGTGAGATTACTTTCATCTGTACAGATGTAGTTATCCAAGATATTTTCAATGAAAGATTTAGGTGAAGCCAATTACATCCAAGAGATAAATCTTGTGAGAGATAGTAAGAATAGGATGTTAGGTTTATCACAGTTCACTTTTATTGACAAATTGCTGAATAGGTTCAACATTCAGGATTCCAAGAGAGGAAATATTCCTCTCAGACATGAAATCAGTCTTTCTAAATCATGGTGTCCTCAATCTGTTGAGGCTATGAAGAGAATCTCTTATGCTTCTGTTGTAGGAAGTCTCATGTATGTCATATTTTGCATCAAGCCAAACATTTGTCACGTGGCAGAGATTGTGAGCCGTTATCAATCCAATCTAGGATAAGAGCATTGGACTACTGTCAAAGGGATTCTCAAAGTTTTAAGGAGGACCAAGGATTACTTCCTAGTTTATGGTTGTAATCAGTTGTCAGTTATGAGTTATACAGACTCAGATTTCAGACTGGCAAAGATGGTAAGAAGTCTACATCAGGGATGGTATTTATGATGGGTGGTGGAACTAcaatttggaggagtgccaaataGAATTCAACAACCGACTCCCCAACTGAAACTGAATACCTGGCAGCTAGTGATGCAACCAAAGAAGGTGcctggctcaagaaattcttgaccgACCTAGGGGTGGTTCCTGAGCCAGTCCAGCATCCCATTTTATTGTTATGTGATAATAGGGGAGTTATAGCACAAGCAAAGGAACTTAGAGCTCATCAAAGGAACAAACATATGGAACAAAAGTATTACTTGATTCGTGAGATCATATAACATGGTGATATAGCCACAGCTAAGGTTGACTTTGCGAATAATATTTTTGGTCCCTTGagaaagggtttgtcaccaatTGTATTTGAGAAACATGTTAAGAACTTAGACACTAGGTTTATGGgagattggctttgatgtataaacttaattatttaaattaaagtgtttaatttattttgattggCATGATCATATATTGAGCTCAGTTTATCCATGGGTTTGTTTACCTAAAATTGTTCACCACTAAGGATGAGAATGGATACCCCATCTTATATGGTGATCACACTGTGTATTCTTAGGAATATTGATTCCAATGCACAAGTGTGAGTGTACATATAGTGTGTACATTGAattggatcacttgagaatctCACATGTAGTGATGTTGTcagtttaaaataaaaatgattttatttaaATAGTTCATGATTAGTCCCTggacctgaggggtccttattgATGCATTCGTGCACTATTCATTTTGGTTTACCAAAGGTTGATGTCTCTTTGACTATATATCGAAATGTTGGATTCATAGTGTTTGGTTGTAGTCGAAAGAGATACCCAACAAGGAATTCACTGCCATTCTTTTGGGAGAATATCGAAGAGAGGGATAATCTATAACAGATTGGACGCAAACCCGGGTAGTCTATAACAGATTGGACGTACCCAGATCCATTCGGTGGCATTTTGTTATGGTTTGAAATGGTTTTTTTTCTAATAGTTATGTATATAAAACTGTTATCTATTTTCTCGAGCcttttgaaaatgtttttctTTATCCAATAAAAGTTATGGAATCTCTGACATAGCATTTCGATTCATTGGGGATTTGATAGTATTTTACACATGCCCTATATTGAACCATGTGTATTGCTCAATAAGAGACTGACGCGTGTATTTATTACTTTCTTTGGGTCTTGATTGTTACATCTACTTGACAGCTTTTGTGTTGGTTAACCTTGTGTTTGAAATTCAATTCAGGCAAGACACATGACATGCTAGGTGGAATCCCAATAGGATTTTGCCCCTTTCCTTTAAGTCCAACTCATATGTACAATACTTGGATTATGTATTCTTTTCATGATGGATCCTCATACGATATAAAATATCATATTACGATGGAGGTGATTGTTGGAAAAGGAATTCGATTAAGAATCGGATTCCAAAACCTACTAGGAAACCTGGGAGTAATTTGATAATTATCCCATCACTTAGTACTAGGGTTTTACACTATATATAGATATGCTGTGACAAACTTGGCGCTGACCCTCATAATTATTCAATATAATATTGTTGGGGGGTTTTCATCTTCTCTCGTCTCCTAGTCCACGAGTCTTTGATTAAGCTTGTAGTGGTTTCTACGCCTACATTCAAATATTGCTTTTTtcgcttcttttttttttttccactaaGTTTCATTCAACAATAAAAATCTTACAGAATCATATATCAACCAAAGGGGTTTGATCAAATCCTAACAAAAATCACTCAAATTTGATAGTGTAGAAAGGAATATACGGGAAGAATGAATGAAGCttagagacagagagagatatgaTATCTTACTAGTGAGATTTGCAGCGGTGAGATCGCTGCACCAATTTCATGAGGgcaaggatgtaaatggatcgaattcggtcaaatagtggcattatcatattcgcatccgattatattcggatagattcagataatatcctatcggctTTTGAACGGATTCATATAGtttccggatagtgattttttttattacggattctcctaaatggatatgaacacggATCTAAAACGAATTTTCAACTATCCGTTGATATCTTTATCGCTTTTTATGataagggttagggttgagacttgagagttcagcaactacccttttttctactcttcttataatctttgcttttcttattttttttacttttgattttatcatgtatttattttaatagatatgtgattccatgtatcacattgcataaagcaatatatataaaccaatagaaaatctagaaaaagaatcacattatcttaacttataaaaataagataacaaaatccaatacagtaacttaaaaggatagatggACATAGAgatatattttagatatttatTACCATTGGATTGCTAAACAGATCGAATAATAATCGATCGAACGGATTCAGATTTTCCTAAATAAATACGAACACGGATTGAATACGGATTTAATAATATCTATTAACATCAGATCGCCCACTAGGAGGGAAGGTCGGTGCAATTTTAAGGACAAAATTGTCAATTTCATAGGAGGTTACGTACTCAAGTTATTGTTTTGCCCATTTTTAAGATTAGGTAGTTAGTTTTGTAAAATGAAACTGGATTCTAgataatattgtaattttaCCAATATGTATGGTATCCAATAAGAATGGATGGCTCGGATAGGCGGGAGATCGAGAGACATGGAGACCCGGGAGTGAGGAACCGACCATATAAAAAAGACCTGAATGAAACACGTGAGATGATGGTTAACGTTGTTGACGTGATGACACGCTCACACGTTACGTGAGGTACTTGGGGGGTTCATGTCCTATATGCTTGAAATCCATGtcttttgaactttgaagtCAGTCATAGGTGTTACACTGGCGTCAGCCCTTTCAAAGGTTACGTCAAAAAAGCAAACGTGATTTAATTCCTTTTCTGTCTtccaaaatcttttttttttttttttattaatttgaaagagagaaaaaatgccACTTGACTGCCCAAGACATACTGTCCTTGAACTCAGACATATGGACACACAAAATGACCCTCGTAGTCCTGATCATTTTCAAAGTTTCAAGAGGgatggtggtcatttcacatgcctcTTATCACATCATAGAAGCAACGTGCGCTACACAACCGGGTAGCGATACATTCAAATTCATCAAAAATATACAAGCTGCTTTATGTGGATGTATAcataaatatttttgaaatggATTGGAAGTCCAACCATGTGGCCTATCGGTTGACAATCTCAATAATTTAACAATATAAAAAGTAAAAGGGTAAACTACATAAATATAAGCTAAAGTCGAAAAACACATTTGTCAAACTTGTgagtctctctccctctctctcatatgctACTGCTTACTGAAAAACTCATGATTCAGTTCTCTTCTGCACCTCTTACTTGCAATTAATTCAATTTCTCTATCATCTGTGGGTTAGCTTTTCTCTTTGTTGGTTAGCTTGCAATCTTGGTCATTTCTCGCTCTTCCTCTTTTGAGCACAAAACTTTTCCCATAAGTTGTATATGATCCGACTACCAACATCTTTCTCTTTGTTGGACAGCTTGCAATCTTTAAGAgatttcctcttcctttctctgtaATCTCACTCAATTCTGAATTCTCAATTCAGTAGAATGATAAGTTTTCTTGTAACCATCATATGTATAATTGAACCTCTCTTTTAAGTCAACGATTGTGATCAGCCCACGTGGTATGATCCAATAGGGTGATCTCAAATTTTGTCTATTATCACACATAAGGACTATCGGTGTGAGATGTAACCCTCCCAAGTGATAGAAGTTTATATTATGTTTTAGTCCGGCCTACCACTTATCAACATCACATTACGAACATATGGGTATGGAAAATGTCATGGCCAAAATCCCTTATCTATCAAACGGTCAATATCAGAGAGTCTTAACCGTTTGATAAATCAAGATCTCAAGAAAAGATATGTACCCATACGCACGATAAAGGTTCATTGTTGCATGTCATAATTTGATACCCATGGGCAGGAAAGAGTGGCTATGATACCACTTTGTTGGAAGCCATGAGAAATCATTCATAGAAACTTtctggttcaattaaaaatttatcaaaccaaTCTCTTTCATTAAAAATTCATCAAACCAATCTCTTTCTTTCGTCCCATGAAGAAAGGAAAtcatcccatacccaaatgcaCAGTGAAAatatcgattcgggtttctttcgcatcccacgAATATCAAATAAATCAAAACCTCAATGCATGATAATAAAACATTAAGATTCGCTAACCTAAaaagcctcaagtgttgctcctcctccagataatggttcttcctccaacggAAACACACCAGGTAAGACATTCTTGAACCTTCTTAGTACAACCCCAAGGTTCTCCAAACCAACACTATaactcttccaaaaaaaaaaaaaaaaaacttcaaaaattaCCAAGGTGTCACCAAACCTTAGCAGGTTGGCAATGGTACAAAGGATGTACACAATGCTAAGAAGGTTCTCCCAATTTTTTAACCTTCTTTGGCCACCAAGTGAGCTTTGTAACACTCTAGAGATCCATCTGCCTTACGCTTGATACGATACACCCATTTGTAGCCCACCAAATTCATTTCAGGGGTCCTAGGAACAAGGGACCACGTGCCATTACGAACCAAAGCATTGAACTCCTCTGCCATTGCAGAATGCCATTCAGATACCTTGGATGCCTGTGTAAAACAAGTTGGCTCCACAATAACAATTTTAGTTGAGTGGGCATAGGGAGGTTTGGAACGCTAGCGAAGTTGCATAGGATGGGTAGGGAgatgggtcgattggggttggggttgggctAGGTATAGGTCACTTAAAGGCCGGGTGCACAAGGGAGGAGAGGGTGGTGTATGAGAGTAAGGAGATATAGGGGCTGGCAGGGTAGGGAGAACGGGAGAGAATGGTGCCATGGGTAACAGGGAGGGCGAGTCAAGGAGAGGGGTGCCAGGGGTTGACGAGGGCACTGGTAAGACTGGAGGAAAGGCCAGTAAGGGCATAGGTGGAGAGGAAAGAGGAACCCGCAATGGAGCGGACGTCCATGGAGTggaggaaggggaagggggaggtgGCGGACCCAAAATTTATTTGGATAAAGGGAAATTCTCCTCATCAAAACGAACATGACAAGCAATAAGTAGACAATTGGTTTGTAGATTGAGGCACCGGTAACCCATATGAGATGCACTGTACCCTAAGAAAACACAAGGGGAAGatcaaaaatccattttattGGTATTATAAGGCCTAAGATAAGGAAATCATAAGCAACTAAAAACCTTTAGAAAAGTATAGTCAGGGCGCTTGTGAAAAACCAGTTGAAATGGTGAGACactgagagagacagaggaagaCATTCGATTGATTAAATTAACAGCAGTTTCAAAAGCAAAGTGCCAAAAATGTTTAGGAACAAACCCATGGGCAAGAAGGAACAGACCGGTTTTCAACAATGTGATGGTGATGCCGTTCAACCCCCCCTTGTTTGTTCATGGGTATGAGGTGCAGACAGGCGATGATTACCAAGTTTCTTAAAATAAACTGGAAGGGTGCGAAATTCACCACCCCAATTATTTTGCACAGATTTAATTTGGCACCCAAATAGCCGTTCAAAAACATATTTAAACTCCGAGAAAATAGAGAACACTTCAGACTTGCGAATAAGAGGATAATACCAAATAAACTTTGTACTGTCGTCAATAAAACTAACATAATATCTATGACCAACCAAAGACGGGGTAGgcgaaggcccccaaacatcactaaaaataaGATCAAGAGGAAAAACACTTTTACAATAAGTCTTGTGTAAAGATAGTCTACTGGATTTGCCCAAGTGGCAAGCAGAACACAAATTACTAAGACGAGATGGAACACTGGGTAAATTATTAACTTTAATTAAATACCGAAGAAGACGCTCATGGAGGTGCCCCAATCGACGATGCCAAAGATCTATAGAAGTGTGAGTAGCAACATTGACAAAAGGAGAGGGGGAAGATTGGAGTTCATAGAGTCGTCCTTTACTCAGTCCAGATAgcagagttgacttggacacCCGATCCAtcacaagaaaatgagaaggatgaaattcaaaaaatacatGATTATCTCGAGCAAACTGTTGAACTGAAAGCAATCGCTTATTAATGGAAGGAACGTGAAACAcattattcaaataaaaaattttagaagaaggagaaggaagagttGTGGAACCAAGGTGAGAAATTGGTAAGCCCTTACCGTTGCCAACCTGTAACTGATCAGCACCAGTGTAGTCATCATATAGGGACAAGGCTTGTAGGTCTAGGGTTACATGGTGAGAAGCGTCGATGTTAGGATACCAGGGAAGAGTTGTGGCTTGGTGAGGGGTGGGTAGTAATGGTGGGTGATTGTGAACATAAGAAGGGGCAGCGGAGGGGTAGGTGTAGTGTGCAAGAGGTGGATGGGAAGGAGTGTACTGTGGAGATCCTTGAGGGTAACCTTGTTTGAGGCGAAGACAACAACGATCAACAATGTGGTTCATCCGGCCATAGTAGGTGCAGTAGAATCAACCAAGAGCACCGGTAGACAAGCCACCAAGCCCCCGACCACCGCGGCCCCTACCATGAAAACCCCTGCCACCACGGTTTGCTTAGGGGAAACCAAAAGCAGGGGAAGTGGTAGAGTACTACACGGTGTTGGCGGTCAAAGATGGATCAGTTGGAGAAGATTCAGAGAGTGTCAATTTCTTCAAAGAGGAGCCATGAAGGAATTCATGACTTAAGAGCAGCATGGAGATTATCATAAGCAATGGCATCCGTCCTCGTCAAGAGAGAATCAATCATGGAACGGAAATCAGGTTTGAGACCACGAAAGATATGTAGATTGAATGCACTCGGGCACAAAGGATGGCCGGCAACACTGAGCTCACCAGAGATGGACTTCACACGTTGAAGGAACTGAGAGACAGTGTCAATTGGTTTCTGAGTCAAGTCCTGTATGGTCATGTGAGAGACATCAAACGACTCTCTAAAGGAGAGGAAAACGAAGTGCACAGAGATTGCTAGATAGCATGGCTTGTAGTTTTCCCGATAACAATAGGGAAGACCTCCTCAGTGAGGGAGGAAATAAGAAGACTATGAATAAGGGAGTCCTAGCGTTTCCAGGCAGCAACAACAGTTGGGTCATCTGGACAAGGCAAGGTGCCATCAAGATAGCCGACGAGGTTTTAGCCATCCAGAAATGGCTCAATCTGGGTTTGCTAGAAGAGAAAATTGGTTGAGGTGAGCTTGATGGAGATGTAGTGATGCACGTGATGGAGAGAAGGAGGGACACCACCGGTGGGAAGGGTGTCCTAGTCAAGGGAAGAGGTGACGGTGGAGCTCTTGGGTGAGTCAGTCATGGCTGaataaaggagaagagaaaaaaaaaatttagagagGAGCAGCTCGTTGGAGCAATAAGGCTCTGTATACCATGTTAATGTGATATTATTCCCATAAGAATGTGATTCCTCAATAGAGGAACTTATAAAGAGATTACAGGATATTGAAATTTACAAGGAAACAAATACATAAAATATTGGGTTTACATATCGACAGAGATTGACGGTGAGACTTCCATTCTGGGATAGAATCCATATCGCATATGATCATAGTTTGCTAACTATGATAGAGTCCATATCATATGTGATGGTaactaccaaaaaaagaagattggGTTGAACATGGAATGTACAACCGAAGGAGAGAATCATATCGTCAATAGTGCATATCATAACTTGTGATAGCAATGCTAATGTCCTCTCGTCGTATAGCTCGTTCCTTGGTGTAGCCACAAACTTTGTGGCAGAATTCAGATTTACATAATTCCCCCTTTTTTGGGGCTTTGGGATCTACCACTCCATATTACTGTATTTAGTTCTGCCAGGTTAGGCCTTTTGCTGATGGCATTATCGAAGGTGAAAGGCCGGACTTCGGAGAAGGTTTTGTGGTAGCTTTCAAGTCTTTTATATacctccattttttcttttattaatacatactttgctgatctttagcaaaaaaaaaaaaagatccagGTCCTAGAGCAGGTGAAAGAGCTATATATTTCCAAGCTCTGGATTGAATGCGACTCAGCTACAGTGGTAGTCATGGTGTCAAAGAAAGTGGTTACATGATTTATTTGGCAGCAATGGAGTGCACTTCAGAGTTTCCTTGATATCATCAAATGGAAAATCACGCATTGCTATAGAGAAGCCAACCTGGTGGTGGACTTCCTAGCAAAGTCAGCCGCAAAGTTTGAACTCTCTAATCTTCTAGTTTCTTGGCAATGAGCTTAGAATTGACGTGCAAGGGAGACCAAGATTTCGGCTGTTTTAagctttgttttttcttttattgagttTGTCCGTTGGTTGTAGTCTGCTAATGGTTTTGCCGTTGGTGGGTGCTCAATCTAGTCGGTTATGTTCgttgtttcttgtttttcccagcttgtatattctttttttttttcctttaatatatACAAccttttagccaaaaaaaaaaaaacaaagtcaaaGCTACCAATACCAATGTAATTTCCAGGTGAATTGTACTCAtatcttttgaaaaattttgttttatgaaGCATCAAGGacctagtgcagttggtgagctgtggtgtgcttcatgcccatgctcaccaggaggtctcttggctggtaccttcccccctaaaaaaaataaaaataaaaataaaaaaaacaaaaaaataagaagaaaaagcatCAAGGACAAAAATTATTACCATCAACAATAATAGCTAAGCAAAGACATGCCTATGTATGAATCTTTGTTGCACATCTATAATTTACAAGAAAGATTTGTTCTTAcagcattttttttaatataacctcttatttcttcttcagtGGTTACAAAAAAATATCTTTAGTAATGTAATTTGATGTAAAGGATAAGGCCCTCTGCCCCCACAAAAGGGTAGGGTTTTCCCTAATCTAAAATTTGACTATATCCACTGTATCTTACACATTGAAGTTAGACATGATGTTCTTTGTAGCATTTTGCCATGACCATGTATCCAACACACTCGATAGccacttctttgttttgtttataaGATCATCCCCAACGTTTTGAACTTGAACCTTCTTAGGACATCTCAATAACTTGATATAAGTTTCCAAATCATGAACACATGAAGGGTTTTCCATCTTGAAGAAATCAAGAGCTAATTCAACTCCCACATGTGCATAACATGAACAGCTCCATGGAAGCTCATATCTATCTCCCCAAACTCTACAGTTCTCATTGAAGAGAACCCCAGGTAACTTTGTAATTGGATCATTAACATTCACTACCCTTAAAACCTTCACTCCCAACTCCTCACATCTCTCCTTGAATCCTGGATTCCCAACTCTAGGACCCCCAAATGAGTAGACTGTTAGAAGTAATTTTCGGTTGGAATAAGCTGTATTCAACCCCAGCTCAGCCAAATCATATGCAAGAAGGAGAGCTAAAGCACTGCCCATACTGTGTCCAGCAATTGTTATACTCATCTCCTCCCCCTTATACTTATTAACAAGGCGAGAAATCTCCGAAAGAAGCTGTTCGCGGCAGCTCCCAAAACCAAAACGACGATTGCTGTCTTCTGATGTATACAAACTCAAAAAACCTAATTCTACCTTCACATCAGGCCGAGGATTAATAGGGTTTAATCTCGCCGGCGTCAAGGAACTCATGAAATTCGCAATCCATTCAGGATTCGTCGCTGTTCCTCGGAATGTTACAACCACATCTCTTCTTCCAAGCCTTCTTACTGCATCATCATTTGAAACTGCAACATATCCAATCCAACGAGCACAACATTCTTCATTCTGCATTGGGAAGTTGATATCAGGTGTTGCATAGATGTATTTCGTTACTTCATAACCAGAATCTTCAAGGCCAACTTCTTTTAAAATGCTTTTCTTCCCATACTTGCAATTCAAGTAACGTTTGGAGTTGGGATTGAAATCAAAACCTTTGTAACATGCAGTGACAAGCTCACCATACCTTATGATCTCATCACGTAGGAGAGGATTTAAGGGCTCCACAAGGTTTTCCCAATTTTTGGACCCTTGGATCTCTTTCCAAACTTGGGCTAAACAAGAACTGGTCTCTGATATTACAGGTTTAAGCTTGGGTGCAACTGAGAAGGCAATAGAAGATTCCGAGGTCGAAGAGATTGAACTCGACTCCGGCAATTTAAACTgaccaagagaagaagagaggctAGGTTTACAAACCCTAATATCAGAAAAAACTGTAAGTGGGATTGGGTTTAAATTTGCCATGAGAGAAGCTGAAACCATGGCTGGAAGTAGAGCTCAGCAATAGTGTTGAAGAgggaaaggggaaagaaaaaagcTACAAAGAGATCAAGCGGCacaaaagggaaagaagggtAGATGGGGGTAATTTATAGGATAAGAGATTAATTGAAAAGGAATTAATTTAAAAGGGGCTGCACGTTTGGCGAGGATTTGACTAACATTTCAAGGACTTTATTTAGTGGTCGGCAAGGAGGTTTATGGTATAGTCTTAACAACTGGTTAGTTCTTGGACCTTTTTCCTTAGTTCTTGCGGGTATAATGTTCAATGCAGTGGGGACAAAAAGGAAGGAGGGAAAAAGTGTCCACCACTCCCTTGTGATGGctgatagggatgtaaacggatcggattcggatcggatgtgatcggagccggatattccctggccgaatacggatacctctaaacggattcggatgcggatcggattcggattttcgaccatccgtttacatatctgccttgtgtaacccggaccttcctccccctagcggatacaattctctctcaatccatatctcttagatcatgattctcttttcatcatattctagaacttgtttaatcttcaaaaaccctaaaaatcattatttacttaattttttattattaagtattcggattttttttcggacggattttaatcggagtattcggattattttccggatatctctaaacgaatacggatgcccctaaacgaatacggatgcgaattcggattcggatttcggttatccatttacatccctagatggCTCTGGCTCTATTGTAGGTTGACTTCAAAATGCGAAAATGTTatcaataattatttatttgcaCTTTTGACGTACGCTTGGGGAATACGTTTTAATGATTCAGAGTTTTCATCGCGGGGAGATGATGTTAGGATAAAAATCCTTTGCAGTTCATAATCTTGCGGTGCTGTTTGGTCTTGGGAGCTTGACACGTGAAAGATATTTTACCCAATGGTGTGAGTTCGAGTagacccagttttttttttttcttcattttgcttGATCTCGCACTATGAACAGCCAAGGCACCACAAGattaaggatttttatccgtGATGGTGATGGACTAAAATATATATGTTTGTTTGTGGATATACATTAGTACAAATTGTGTACTGGTGCAAAACTAGCATATGTTAGTATTCGGGCTCAACTGGTTTTTTGAGACTGCATATTGTAtatgttggatatgtgtgttcatcaaaatctatttaAGCGTGTTATATCAACTTAATTTGCATTATCATTTTATATGTGATGTATTATTGTCCTAAGGTTATATTTTAAAGTATTCACAACTAGGGGCAACATTGGGTATATTGTTCATAAGATTGTCACATTGTATATTTCTCTGAATTTGATCCAATAGTACAGATGAAAACATTTATATTGTATGTATAGGACATGATCTAAGTGATAGTCTTGTATGGATCACCGTTAGATGTTTATACTTGGTGTATCAGCTACAGAAGGCAGAAGCTTTAGTGacggggtttttttttttatgcagaaCTGTTATATAAGCCTTTTTGTACTGGCAATAAAATATCACTTCAATTTAACCAATGGATACCATATATAtatggcaaaaggttttgtacaTGGTCATGCATGGTGCACGACCATGccttcaaccattggatggggatGAAAAATTTGTTAACCGCTTGGTTCTTTCTTGGTTCTTCGGTAACAACAACTTGTGAGCCACTCACTAAGAATGgataaatagattagcaggttaccaggtgaaaaggaagggcaatcgaggtatttaaaaacatgaggggagaaggagatgtaaaagtttaaaagcaggggaGTATCAGAAAATAAGTTTAAGGTAGGAGAATTTTAGTCAATATAGGCTAAGTGCAGGGGAGTGACAGTAATtgcctccaaaaaaaaaattgattggcTCTCaacaattgataaaaaaaaaacaaaaaaaaaaacaactgaCAACCTCATTCACAAACCTTTGTCTAATTTCAAAGTTGTAATAGTCAAAGATCTCGAGCTTTCCATGATCACCTTCCAACGAGTTTGGTGCTTAGAAGGGAATTTCATCAGCTCTTGGAGCCCATTTAGTTTAgttataagaaaataaattatcGTCTTAAATGATTACACGCACAAAGGAACAAGAGGGATTAAGATACATAGAATGTCGTCCTTAGCAATGTCATTGCTTAGTTTTCTCTTTAAGTCTTTACAAGAAAGATTCACTAACACCAAATGGGAAGCTTTTTATTATGATCATACCTTTTGGAATT harbors:
- the LOC122659450 gene encoding galactolipase DONGLE, chloroplastic-like, whose amino-acid sequence is MVSASLMANLNPIPLTVFSDIRVCKPSLSSSLGQFKLPESSSISSTSESSIAFSVAPKLKPVISETSSCLAQVWKEIQGSKNWENLVEPLNPLLRDEIIRYGELVTACYKGFDFNPNSKRYLNCKYGKKSILKEVGLEDSGYEVTKYIYATPDINFPMQNEECCARWIGYVAVSNDDAVRRLGRRDVVVTFRGTATNPEWIANFMSSLTPARLNPINPRPDVKVELGFLSLYTSEDSNRRFGFGSCREQLLSEISRLVNKYKGEEMSITIAGHSMGSALALLLAYDLAELGLNTAYSNRKLLLTVYSFGGPRVGNPGFKERCEELGVKVLRVVNVNDPITKLPGVLFNENCRVWGDRYELPWSCSCYAHVGVELALDFFKMENPSCVHDLETYIKLLRCPKKVQVQNVGDDLINKTKKWLSSVLDTWSWQNATKNIMSNFNV